A stretch of the Photobacterium sp. CCB-ST2H9 genome encodes the following:
- a CDS encoding energy-coupling factor ABC transporter permease, with translation MTTLSWIGWAVWLLILLASYPREFYPKFRQEKDYQHLVLGSAVALFLLWSLRAGLVDGLQVHFLALTVLTLSHGWRIAIWISVLPGILLAVFGLVAWQDLGLVNLTGVVAPALASYGVFLLSYRYLPRHLFVYIFVAAFFNGALSQVVHMLLTGSWIWLEGEFRWQYIVDNYLVLIPLLLFPEALLNGMATTLLVVYKPEWVRTFADRDYIFRQDK, from the coding sequence ATGACAACACTTTCCTGGATAGGCTGGGCGGTCTGGCTTTTGATTTTGCTTGCCTCGTATCCCAGAGAGTTTTATCCGAAATTCAGACAGGAGAAAGACTATCAGCATCTGGTGCTGGGCTCGGCTGTTGCCCTGTTTTTGTTATGGAGTCTGCGTGCCGGACTGGTCGACGGGCTTCAGGTCCATTTTCTGGCACTGACTGTTCTGACATTGTCACACGGTTGGCGGATTGCGATTTGGATCAGTGTTTTACCGGGTATCTTGCTGGCTGTTTTCGGACTTGTGGCGTGGCAGGATCTTGGGCTGGTGAATCTGACGGGCGTGGTCGCGCCGGCTTTGGCCAGTTATGGTGTCTTTTTGCTGAGTTACCGTTATCTGCCGCGTCATTTGTTTGTTTATATTTTTGTGGCTGCTTTTTTTAACGGGGCACTGTCACAGGTGGTTCATATGCTGCTGACGGGGAGCTGGATCTGGCTGGAAGGGGAGTTTCGCTGGCAGTATATCGTTGATAATTATCTGGTTCTGATCCCATTGCTGCTGTTTCCTGAGGCGTTACTGAACGGCATGGCGACCACCTTGCTGGTGGTTTATAAGCCGGAATGGGTCCGGACTTTTGCGGATCGGGATTATATTTTCCGGCAGGATAAATGA
- a CDS encoding YfbU family protein yields MEMTNAQRLILSNQYRLMAQLDSDNAAKYARLQTIVERGYGLQLRELDKDFGAIPEAECKEIIEVMEMHHAMQESCKQLSAENQQQIDCRRLTFLGFDAISEPQQMHYVRFLAEVEKLYPHFLPSEHHFNSHVPMQSKYRRMLTVWQKCPRQYHLSATEIQQILNA; encoded by the coding sequence ATGGAAATGACAAACGCCCAACGCCTCATTCTGTCTAATCAGTACCGTCTGATGGCTCAGCTTGATTCAGACAACGCCGCCAAATATGCCCGTCTGCAAACCATTGTCGAACGGGGTTATGGTCTGCAACTGCGAGAGCTGGACAAAGACTTTGGTGCCATTCCCGAAGCTGAATGTAAAGAAATCATCGAAGTGATGGAAATGCACCATGCCATGCAGGAATCCTGTAAGCAGTTGTCCGCAGAAAACCAGCAGCAGATTGACTGCCGTCGGCTCACGTTTCTCGGTTTTGACGCCATCAGCGAACCTCAGCAAATGCACTATGTTCGCTTCCTGGCTGAAGTTGAAAAACTGTATCCGCATTTTCTGCCCTCTGAGCACCACTTCAACAGTCATGTGCCGATGCAGAGCAAATACCGCCGTATGCTGACCGTCTGGCAGAAATGCCCTCGCCAGTATCATTTGTCAGCGACTGAAATTCAGCAAATTCTCAACGCCTGA